In Sulfitobacter albidus, the following proteins share a genomic window:
- a CDS encoding MerR family transcriptional regulator, whose product MSTDTLTIREMCDTYDVTPRTLRFYEAKELLFPQRIGQKRLFTKRDRARLKLILRGKRFGFSLEEIRQLLDLYYKGDGQLSQLEKSYELACKRLDDLLAQRDELEGAITDLRDQLKWGERMIASLRQPRKAG is encoded by the coding sequence ATGAGTACCGACACACTGACGATCCGGGAGATGTGCGACACCTATGATGTCACGCCGCGCACCCTGCGATTCTATGAGGCCAAGGAACTGCTGTTTCCCCAGCGCATCGGCCAGAAGCGCCTGTTTACCAAACGCGACCGCGCCCGGCTCAAGCTGATCCTGCGCGGCAAGCGCTTTGGCTTCTCGCTCGAAGAGATCCGCCAGCTGCTCGATCTTTACTACAAGGGCGACGGCCAGTTGAGCCAGCTTGAGAAAAGCTATGAGCTGGCGTGCAAGCGCCTCGACGATCTGCTGGCCCAGCGCGACGAGCTGGAAGGCGCGATCACCGATCTGCGCGACCAGCTGAAATGGGGCGAGCGCATGATCGCTTCGCTCCGCCAACCCCGCAAAGCGGGCTGA
- a CDS encoding MATE family efflux transporter encodes MSEAATGPLTHRRVLNIAVPVVLSNATVPILGAVDTGVIGQMGLAAPIGAVGIGAVILSAFYWVFGFLRMGTVGLTAQAEGRGDTGEVAALLSRALMIGLGAGVVIIAAQTALFWAAFQVSPASAEVEALARDYMALRVWSAPAAIALYGITGWLIAQERTRAVLVLQLWMNGLNVVLNFWFVLGLGWGVEGVALATAIAEWSGLALGLWFCRAVFAGAAWRDWPVVMSAARWAGMMRVNSDIIIRSLLLEAIFVSFMFFGAGQGDVTLAANQVLLQFLMIASFALDGFAFTAEALVGRAFGAADRARVRRAAVLASGWGMASAGVLALAYALAGGVIVDLMSTNEDVRAAARLYLPYVAVLPLVACAAFMLDGIFVGATRSRDMRNMMALSFVVYAVAVALLLPPLGNHGLWLAMLIAFVARGVTLGLRYPALERAAA; translated from the coding sequence GTGAGTGAGGCCGCGACCGGCCCGCTGACCCACCGCCGCGTGCTCAACATCGCGGTGCCGGTGGTGCTGTCGAATGCGACGGTGCCGATCCTGGGCGCGGTGGATACGGGCGTGATCGGCCAGATGGGCCTTGCCGCGCCGATTGGCGCCGTGGGCATCGGCGCGGTGATCCTGTCGGCGTTCTATTGGGTGTTTGGTTTTCTGCGCATGGGCACGGTGGGGCTGACCGCGCAGGCCGAAGGGCGCGGTGACACGGGCGAAGTGGCCGCCCTATTGAGCCGCGCACTGATGATCGGGCTGGGCGCGGGCGTGGTCATCATCGCGGCGCAAACGGCGCTTTTCTGGGCGGCGTTTCAGGTCTCGCCCGCCAGTGCAGAGGTCGAGGCGCTGGCGCGTGACTACATGGCGCTCCGGGTCTGGTCCGCGCCTGCGGCCATCGCCCTTTACGGCATCACCGGCTGGCTCATCGCGCAGGAGCGCACGCGCGCGGTGCTGGTGTTGCAGCTGTGGATGAACGGGCTGAACGTGGTGCTGAACTTCTGGTTCGTGCTGGGCCTTGGCTGGGGTGTCGAGGGCGTGGCGCTGGCCACGGCCATCGCGGAGTGGAGCGGGCTGGCGCTGGGCCTGTGGTTTTGCCGCGCGGTATTTGCGGGCGCGGCCTGGCGCGATTGGCCGGTGGTGATGAGTGCCGCGCGCTGGGCGGGCATGATGCGGGTGAATTCGGACATCATCATACGCTCGCTGTTGCTGGAGGCGATCTTCGTCAGCTTCATGTTCTTTGGCGCGGGGCAGGGGGACGTGACGCTGGCGGCCAATCAGGTGCTGCTGCAATTTTTGATGATTGCGAGCTTTGCGCTGGACGGCTTTGCCTTTACCGCCGAGGCGCTGGTGGGCCGCGCGTTCGGGGCCGCCGACCGCGCGCGGGTGCGCCGCGCGGCGGTGCTGGCATCTGGCTGGGGGATGGCCTCAGCCGGGGTGCTGGCGCTGGCTTATGCGTTGGCGGGCGGGGTCATCGTGGATTTGATGAGCACCAACGAAGACGTGCGCGCGGCGGCGAGGCTGTATCTTCCGTACGTTGCCGTATTGCCGCTGGTGGCCTGCGCGGCCTTCATGCTCGACGGGATCTTCGTGGGGGCGACGCGGAGCCGTGACATGCGCAACATGATGGCGCTGTCGTTTGTCGTCTACGCGGTGGCCGTCGCGCTGTTGCTGCCGCCCTTGGGCAATCACGGGCTGTGGCTGGCGATGCTGATTGCCTTTGTCGCGCGGGGCGTCACGCTGGGATTGCGTTATCCGGCGTTGGAGCGCGCGGCGGCGTAA
- a CDS encoding helix-turn-helix transcriptional regulator, with protein sequence METSGSFAFFVAQCQGCTRVSVLWQAALTYLHAQGIKMVSYHSNDAQRPGSDHLGIVADGFPQDWVCHYIGDNLSKVDPIPQLAARVGRPFLWSRAADLEALTPAQLAYLQELSSSGLGDGLAMCAYGPGMRNAYVGLGFGGPAPDLSDTQIFELQCAVQICHLKYCELTEWRQASFDPLTKREREVLEWIAQGKSNSVIAEILGISRHTVDTLLRRLYEKLGVNDRTTAAIRGVGSGLVVV encoded by the coding sequence ATGGAGACATCGGGATCTTTTGCGTTCTTCGTGGCGCAGTGCCAGGGCTGTACGCGCGTCAGCGTGCTTTGGCAGGCGGCGCTGACCTATCTGCACGCTCAGGGTATCAAGATGGTGAGCTACCACAGCAATGATGCGCAGCGGCCCGGGTCGGACCATCTGGGTATCGTCGCCGACGGATTTCCGCAGGATTGGGTCTGTCATTACATCGGTGACAACCTGTCGAAAGTTGACCCGATCCCGCAGCTTGCGGCCCGCGTGGGGCGCCCGTTCCTGTGGTCCAGAGCCGCCGATCTCGAGGCGCTGACCCCGGCGCAGCTTGCCTATCTGCAAGAGCTGAGCAGCAGCGGGCTGGGAGACGGGCTGGCGATGTGCGCCTATGGGCCGGGGATGCGCAACGCCTATGTCGGGCTTGGCTTCGGCGGACCGGCCCCGGATTTGAGCGACACACAGATTTTCGAGCTGCAATGCGCCGTGCAGATCTGCCATCTGAAATACTGCGAGTTGACGGAGTGGCGGCAGGCCTCTTTTGATCCGTTGACCAAACGCGAGCGCGAAGTGCTCGAATGGATTGCACAGGGCAAAAGCAATAGTGTCATCGCGGAGATTTTGGGGATTTCCCGCCATACTGTCGATACATTGCTGCGGCGGCTGTACGAAAAACTGGGTGTGAACGACCGCACGACCGCAGCCATCCGGGGGGTTGGATCGGGGCTGGTGGTCGTCTGA
- a CDS encoding DUF952 domain-containing protein produces the protein MHIYKIFRADEWQALRDAGETAGAPIDVADGYVHFSTAAQAAETAAKHFYGADGLFLLAVDAEACGTDLRWEVSRGGAEFPHLYRALRLSDVIWAQPLPLVDGQHQFPPGFAEAGA, from the coding sequence ATGCATATCTACAAGATCTTCCGGGCCGACGAATGGCAGGCCCTGCGCGACGCGGGCGAAACCGCCGGCGCGCCCATCGACGTGGCCGACGGCTACGTGCATTTTTCGACCGCCGCACAGGCGGCTGAGACCGCGGCAAAGCATTTCTACGGGGCCGACGGGCTGTTCCTGCTGGCCGTCGATGCCGAGGCCTGCGGCACCGATCTGCGCTGGGAGGTGTCGCGCGGCGGGGCCGAATTTCCCCATCTCTACCGCGCGCTGCGGCTGTCGGATGTGATCTGGGCGCAGCCCCTGCCGCTGGTGGACGGTCAGCACCAATTCCCCCCCGGATTCGCGGAGGCAGGCGCATGA
- a CDS encoding DUF1330 domain-containing protein, with product MSHHVDPTREQFEAFKALPRDTPINMVNLVQFRDLANYPGDHVLARDGLTGAQAYAQYGNHTAPILKKVGGAVIWRGSFDATLIGAQDEAWDAMFIVRYPGANAFLAMVTDPEYQKHVVHRQAAVLTSRLIRATPSDAQDRFA from the coding sequence ATGAGCCATCACGTCGATCCCACCCGCGAACAGTTCGAGGCGTTCAAGGCGCTGCCCCGCGACACCCCCATCAACATGGTCAACCTCGTGCAATTCCGCGATCTGGCGAATTACCCTGGCGATCATGTGCTGGCCCGCGACGGTCTGACCGGCGCGCAGGCCTACGCGCAGTACGGCAACCACACCGCCCCGATCCTGAAGAAAGTCGGCGGTGCGGTCATCTGGCGCGGCAGTTTCGACGCCACGCTAATTGGCGCGCAGGATGAGGCGTGGGACGCGATGTTCATCGTGCGCTACCCCGGTGCAAACGCCTTCCTCGCCATGGTCACGGACCCTGAGTACCAAAAACACGTCGTCCACCGTCAGGCCGCCGTGCTGACCTCACGGCTGATCCGCGCCACGCCGTCGGACGCGCAGGACCGTTTCGCATGA
- a CDS encoding quinone-dependent dihydroorotate dehydrogenase codes for MNALIEGLGLSVLRRIDPEAAHGLAIRALQAGLAPKPGPVTSDRLRTTVAGIDMPNPIGLAAGFDKNATALKGLQLGGFGFLEVGAATPRAQPGNPKPRLFRLTEDAAAINRFGFNNDGVEAIVTRLAAAPRAIPIGLNLGANKDSSDRAADFARVMAAARDHVDFATVNVSSPNTEKLRDLQGKAALSALLEGVMAERGSTPVFLKIAPDLTSAEIAEIAEVAQSAGVAAIIATNTTLSREGVQSAHRDQAGGLSGAPLFDRSTQVLAELAGLTEVPLIGVGGVSSAEQAYAKICAGASAVQLYTALVYGGMSLVPRIAEGLDHLLARDGFATVADAVGSRRADYAAARSNAG; via the coding sequence ATGAACGCGCTGATCGAGGGGCTGGGCCTGAGCGTGCTGCGCCGCATCGATCCGGAGGCCGCGCATGGCCTCGCGATCCGCGCCTTGCAGGCGGGGCTTGCGCCCAAGCCGGGGCCGGTGACCTCGGACCGGCTGCGCACTACTGTCGCCGGGATCGACATGCCAAATCCCATCGGCCTTGCCGCCGGGTTCGACAAGAACGCGACCGCGCTCAAAGGATTGCAACTGGGCGGTTTCGGCTTTCTTGAGGTCGGCGCCGCCACCCCGCGCGCCCAGCCCGGCAACCCCAAACCGCGCCTGTTTCGGCTGACCGAGGATGCCGCCGCGATCAACCGCTTTGGCTTTAACAACGACGGAGTGGAGGCGATTGTCACCCGCCTTGCCGCCGCGCCGCGCGCGATCCCCATCGGCCTGAACCTTGGCGCCAACAAGGACAGCAGCGACCGCGCGGCGGATTTCGCCCGCGTCATGGCCGCCGCCCGCGATCACGTGGATTTTGCGACCGTCAATGTCTCGTCCCCCAACACCGAAAAGCTGCGCGATCTGCAGGGCAAGGCCGCGCTGTCGGCGCTGCTGGAGGGCGTGATGGCCGAGCGCGGCAGCACGCCCGTTTTCCTGAAAATCGCGCCCGATCTGACCTCGGCAGAGATTGCCGAAATCGCCGAGGTCGCCCAGAGTGCCGGCGTCGCCGCGATCATCGCCACGAACACGACGCTCAGCCGCGAGGGGGTGCAGTCGGCCCACCGCGATCAGGCGGGCGGGCTGTCGGGCGCGCCGCTGTTCGACCGCTCGACACAGGTGCTGGCCGAATTGGCGGGCCTTACGGAGGTGCCGCTGATCGGGGTGGGCGGTGTTTCCAGTGCGGAGCAGGCCTACGCCAAGATCTGCGCGGGAGCATCCGCCGTGCAGCTCTATACTGCGCTGGTCTACGGCGGGATGAGCCTTGTGCCGCGGATCGCCGAAGGGCTCGATCATCTGCTGGCGCGCGACGGGTTTGCCACGGTCGCGGATGCCGTGGGCAGCAGGCGCGCGGATTACGCCGCCGCGCGCTCCAACGCCGGATAA
- a CDS encoding bifunctional metallophosphatase/5'-nucleotidase, translating to MKRFLLGAAALSLTAGMASADYTLTILHTNDFHDRFEPISKYDGPCSSEDNAAGECFGGIARMITAVAEARARGGENQLLLDAGDWFQGSLFYTQYGGDLAAEFMTQLEYDAMAVGNHEFDDGPEGFAPFLDKVSFPVLSANIDVSQNNALAGKIGKSTVLEVGGERIGIVSVLAEDTPETSSPGASVIFSSAVDAAQGEIDALTGDGVNKIILLTHVGLSKDRELAEALTDVDLIIGGHSHTLLSNTNDRAAGSYPVMVGDVPIVQAYAYSKYLGELNVTFDEAGVVTEVAGEPILLDASVAEDEAAVARMAELAKPLEELRSKVVAETSEAIEGDRSVCRAQECPMGSLIADAMLARVADQGIEVAIQNGGGIRASIDAGEVTMGEVMTVLPFQNTLATFQVTGETLVAALENGVSQLADGAGRFPQVAGMSYAFDGSAEAGSRISDVMVGGAPIEMDKLYGVVSNNYVRNGGDGYAMFEDAQNAYDFGPDLAEVLADYMAENAPFTPYTDGRITVK from the coding sequence ATGAAACGATTCCTTTTGGGCGCTGCCGCCCTGAGCCTGACCGCCGGCATGGCGAGCGCGGATTACACGCTGACCATCCTGCACACCAATGACTTCCACGACCGGTTCGAGCCGATCAGCAAATACGACGGCCCGTGTTCGTCCGAGGACAACGCGGCCGGCGAATGCTTTGGCGGGATCGCGCGGATGATCACCGCAGTGGCCGAGGCGCGCGCGCGCGGCGGCGAGAACCAGCTGCTGCTGGACGCGGGCGACTGGTTCCAGGGCTCGCTGTTCTACACGCAATACGGCGGCGATCTAGCGGCGGAATTCATGACCCAGCTTGAGTATGACGCGATGGCCGTGGGCAACCACGAATTCGACGATGGCCCCGAAGGGTTCGCGCCCTTCCTCGACAAGGTGTCGTTCCCGGTGCTGTCGGCCAATATCGACGTGAGCCAGAACAACGCGCTGGCAGGCAAGATCGGCAAATCCACCGTGCTTGAGGTCGGCGGTGAGCGGATCGGCATCGTGTCCGTGCTGGCCGAAGACACGCCCGAGACATCGTCGCCCGGCGCAAGCGTCATCTTCTCCTCAGCGGTGGACGCCGCACAGGGCGAGATCGACGCGCTGACCGGTGACGGGGTGAACAAGATCATCCTGCTGACCCACGTGGGCCTGTCGAAAGACCGCGAACTGGCCGAGGCGCTGACGGATGTGGATCTGATCATCGGCGGGCATTCGCACACGCTCTTGAGCAATACCAACGACCGCGCGGCGGGCAGCTATCCGGTGATGGTCGGTGATGTGCCCATCGTGCAGGCCTATGCCTACAGCAAGTATCTGGGGGAGCTGAACGTGACCTTTGACGAAGCCGGTGTCGTCACAGAGGTGGCGGGTGAGCCCATTCTCCTCGATGCCTCGGTGGCCGAGGATGAGGCGGCGGTGGCGCGCATGGCCGAACTGGCAAAGCCGCTCGAAGAGCTGCGCAGCAAGGTGGTGGCCGAGACATCCGAGGCGATTGAGGGCGACCGCAGCGTGTGCCGTGCGCAGGAATGCCCGATGGGATCGCTGATCGCGGATGCGATGCTGGCGCGGGTTGCCGATCAGGGGATCGAGGTTGCGATCCAGAACGGCGGTGGTATCCGCGCCTCCATCGACGCAGGCGAGGTGACGATGGGCGAGGTGATGACCGTGCTGCCGTTCCAGAACACGCTGGCGACGTTCCAGGTGACGGGCGAGACGCTCGTTGCGGCGCTTGAGAACGGGGTAAGCCAGCTGGCCGATGGCGCGGGGCGGTTCCCGCAGGTGGCGGGCATGTCCTATGCGTTTGACGGCAGCGCCGAGGCGGGCAGCCGCATTTCCGACGTGATGGTCGGCGGCGCGCCCATCGAGATGGACAAGCTCTATGGCGTGGTGTCCAACAACTACGTGCGCAACGGCGGTGACGGCTACGCGATGTTCGAGGACGCGCAGAACGCCTATGATTTCGGCCCCGATCTGGCCGAAGTTTTGGCGGACTACATGGCCGAAAACGCGCCCTTCACGCCCTATACGGACGGTCGTATCACGGTGAAGTAA
- a CDS encoding MerR family transcriptional regulator yields the protein MTTDDRLTFKEMCAKFDVTPRTLRYYEYIELLSPDREGRARFYGPRESARMELILRGRTFGFALEEIRQWLMIYEHEGTEAQMRAWVDMATRQLGELATKRRELDEAMTELTRLRDETEKELAAKT from the coding sequence ATGACGACAGACGACCGTCTGACATTCAAGGAGATGTGCGCCAAGTTCGACGTGACGCCGCGGACCCTGCGATACTACGAATATATCGAGCTGCTCTCGCCCGACCGCGAGGGGCGCGCACGGTTCTACGGCCCGCGCGAAAGCGCGCGGATGGAGCTGATCCTGCGCGGGCGCACCTTCGGCTTTGCGCTGGAGGAAATACGCCAGTGGCTGATGATCTACGAGCATGAAGGCACCGAAGCGCAGATGCGCGCCTGGGTCGACATGGCCACCCGCCAGCTTGGCGAACTGGCGACCAAGCGCCGCGAGCTTGACGAGGCGATGACCGAGCTGACCCGCCTGCGCGACGAGACCGAGAAAGAATTGGCCGCAAAGACCTGA
- a CDS encoding PaaI family thioesterase: MSRSRPEPVQVVKQRRDAALAALVGTVPYIRFLGIAFERRGDEITAILPFKPELIGNPILPALHGGATAAFLEVTAVMALNWHYLWDDLEAGKLDLEGKAPEELPRLPKTVDFTVDYLRTGLPRDAYARARITRAGRRYASVQVDGWQDNVARPYAQGLGHFVMPRPRE; this comes from the coding sequence GTGAGCCGGTCGCGTCCCGAACCCGTACAGGTGGTCAAGCAACGGCGCGACGCGGCGCTCGCCGCCTTGGTGGGCACGGTGCCCTACATCCGCTTCCTCGGCATCGCATTCGAGCGGCGCGGGGATGAGATCACCGCGATCCTGCCGTTCAAGCCCGAACTGATCGGCAATCCGATCCTGCCCGCCCTGCACGGCGGGGCCACGGCGGCGTTTCTGGAGGTCACGGCGGTGATGGCGCTCAATTGGCACTACCTGTGGGACGATCTGGAAGCGGGCAAGCTGGACCTTGAGGGCAAGGCGCCCGAAGAGCTGCCGCGCCTGCCCAAGACGGTGGATTTCACCGTGGATTACCTGCGCACAGGCCTGCCGCGCGACGCCTACGCGCGGGCGCGGATCACGCGGGCCGGGCGGCGTTATGCCTCGGTGCAGGTGGACGGCTGGCAGGACAATGTCGCGCGCCCCTACGCGCAGGGGCTGGGGCATTTTGTGATGCCGCGCCCGCGTGAGTGA
- a CDS encoding DUF1203 domain-containing protein — protein sequence MTDLHYTPLPSDIVAALQAGVPDAYGIPAERAISDGDGNPCRHCLHDIPAGAGMLILAHRPFAGLHPYAETGPIFLCADACTAWHGQTPPPILKPGETYLIKGYTADERIRYGTGQIVPTQDLSKAAAALLARDEIAFVDLRSARNNCFQLRIRRA from the coding sequence ATGACCGACCTGCACTATACTCCCCTGCCCAGCGATATCGTCGCCGCCCTGCAAGCGGGCGTCCCCGACGCCTATGGCATCCCGGCTGAACGCGCCATTTCGGACGGCGACGGCAACCCCTGTCGCCACTGCCTGCACGACATTCCGGCGGGCGCGGGCATGTTGATCCTCGCGCATCGCCCCTTTGCGGGGCTGCACCCCTATGCGGAAACCGGGCCGATCTTTCTGTGCGCGGACGCGTGTACAGCATGGCACGGTCAGACGCCGCCACCAATCCTGAAGCCGGGCGAAACCTATCTCATCAAAGGCTACACGGCCGACGAACGCATTCGCTACGGCACCGGGCAGATCGTGCCCACACAGGATCTATCCAAGGCAGCGGCGGCGCTGCTGGCGCGGGACGAGATCGCCTTCGTCGATCTGCGCTCCGCACGCAACAACTGCTTTCAACTGCGGATCCGCCGGGCTTGA
- a CDS encoding acyl-CoA dehydrogenase C-terminal domain-containing protein, which yields MPTYTAPTKDMQFVLHDVLKVTEAKIPGYEDLEPDFTSAILEEAGKLTSEVLAPLNAVGDKEGCRLENGVVYTPTGFKAAFDQVREGGWTGLDMPEQYGGQGMPYVMGTAVGEMFSAANQAFTMYQGLTHGAASAILAHGTDAQKDTYLPKMTSCEWTGTMNLTEPHCGTDLGLMRTKAAPQDDGSYKITGQKIFISSGEHDMADNIIHLVLAKIEGGPEGIKGVSLFIVPKFIVNEDGSLGARNGVSVGSIEEKMGIHGNSTCVMNYDDATGYLLGTEHKGMRAMFTMMNEARLGVGMQGLAQADVAYQNALAYAHDRLQGRAVTGSEHPDKPADPLIVHPDIRRSLMDQKSFAEGARAFILWGATMIDAAHRSEDKDADGLVSLLTPVIKGFLTDVGYDMTVKAQQVYGGHGYIEEWGMSQFTRDARIAMIYEGANGVQALDLVGRKLAQDGGKHVMAFFDLVKSFCKDNADLNEEYARDFIEPLKAASKDLQAAGMYFMQNGMKNPNNALAGSNDFMHMFGHVCLGLMWAMMGKASTEALANGTSDATFHETKLATGRYYMARQLPATALHLTRIQSGADTVMALDAANF from the coding sequence ATGCCAACGTACACAGCCCCCACAAAAGACATGCAGTTCGTCCTTCATGACGTGCTGAAAGTCACCGAAGCCAAGATCCCCGGCTACGAGGATCTTGAGCCCGATTTCACCTCCGCCATCCTCGAAGAAGCGGGCAAGCTGACCTCCGAAGTGCTCGCGCCCCTGAACGCCGTTGGCGACAAGGAAGGCTGCCGTCTGGAGAATGGCGTCGTCTACACGCCCACCGGTTTCAAGGCCGCGTTCGATCAGGTCCGCGAAGGCGGCTGGACCGGCCTCGACATGCCCGAGCAATATGGCGGTCAGGGCATGCCCTACGTCATGGGCACCGCCGTGGGCGAGATGTTCTCGGCCGCGAACCAGGCGTTCACCATGTATCAGGGCCTGACCCATGGTGCGGCCTCCGCGATCCTGGCCCACGGTACCGACGCGCAAAAAGACACCTACCTGCCCAAGATGACGTCCTGCGAATGGACCGGCACGATGAACCTGACGGAGCCCCACTGCGGCACCGATCTGGGCCTGATGCGCACCAAGGCGGCCCCGCAGGACGACGGCAGCTACAAGATCACCGGGCAGAAAATCTTCATCTCCTCGGGTGAGCACGACATGGCCGACAACATCATCCATCTGGTGCTGGCCAAGATCGAAGGCGGCCCCGAAGGCATCAAGGGTGTGTCGCTCTTCATCGTGCCCAAGTTCATCGTGAACGAGGATGGCAGCCTTGGCGCGCGCAACGGCGTCTCCGTCGGCTCGATCGAAGAGAAGATGGGCATCCACGGCAACTCCACCTGCGTAATGAACTACGACGACGCGACGGGCTATCTGCTCGGGACCGAGCACAAGGGCATGCGCGCGATGTTCACCATGATGAACGAAGCCCGCCTTGGCGTCGGCATGCAGGGTCTGGCACAGGCCGATGTGGCCTATCAGAACGCGCTGGCCTACGCCCACGACCGGCTTCAGGGCCGCGCCGTGACCGGGTCCGAGCATCCCGACAAACCCGCCGATCCGCTGATCGTGCACCCCGATATCCGCCGCTCGCTGATGGATCAGAAAAGCTTTGCTGAGGGCGCGCGCGCGTTTATCCTCTGGGGGGCCACGATGATCGACGCGGCCCACCGCTCCGAGGACAAGGATGCCGACGGCCTCGTGTCGCTGCTGACGCCCGTGATCAAGGGCTTCCTGACCGACGTCGGCTACGACATGACCGTCAAGGCGCAGCAGGTCTACGGTGGCCACGGCTACATCGAGGAATGGGGCATGTCGCAGTTCACCCGCGACGCGCGCATCGCGATGATCTACGAGGGCGCCAACGGCGTTCAGGCGCTGGATCTGGTGGGCCGCAAGCTGGCGCAGGACGGCGGCAAGCACGTGATGGCCTTCTTCGACCTGGTGAAATCCTTCTGCAAGGACAACGCCGATCTGAACGAGGAGTACGCACGTGATTTCATCGAGCCGCTGAAAGCAGCGTCGAAGGATCTGCAGGCGGCGGGGATGTATTTCATGCAGAACGGCATGAAAAACCCCAACAACGCGCTCGCGGGCTCCAACGACTTCATGCACATGTTCGGCCACGTCTGCCTTGGCCTGATGTGGGCGATGATGGGCAAGGCCTCGACCGAGGCGCTGGCGAACGGCACCTCCGACGCCACGTTCCACGAGACAAAACTGGCGACAGGCCGCTACTATATGGCACGCCAACTGCCCGCCACAGCGCTGCACCTCACACGCATCCAGTCCGGTGCCGACACTGTGATGGCGCTGGACGCGGCGAACTTCTAA
- a CDS encoding PaaI family thioesterase: MSDKTALARQFIEALPHSVMLGMEPQEMGQGRAAIRMPYKPELVGDPVTGVIHGGAVSALMDTCCGAAVMCHPDNRAGTATIDLRIDYMRPATPGQAIITRAHCYHLTRSVAFVRAVATDEDEDNPVATATGAFTVEKRA; the protein is encoded by the coding sequence ATGTCAGACAAGACAGCCCTCGCCCGTCAATTCATCGAGGCGTTGCCCCATTCGGTCATGCTGGGGATGGAGCCGCAGGAAATGGGGCAGGGTCGTGCGGCCATCCGGATGCCCTACAAGCCCGAACTGGTGGGCGATCCGGTGACCGGTGTGATCCACGGCGGCGCGGTATCGGCGCTGATGGACACCTGCTGCGGCGCGGCGGTGATGTGCCACCCCGACAACCGCGCGGGCACGGCGACGATCGATCTGCGCATCGACTACATGCGCCCCGCAACCCCCGGACAGGCGATCATCACGCGGGCGCATTGCTATCACCTGACCCGCTCTGTCGCCTTTGTGCGCGCGGTCGCCACGGACGAGGATGAGGACAACCCCGTCGCCACCGCCACCGGCGCCTTTACGGTGGAGAAACGCGCGTGA